TTCGTTTTCTTCGGCAATTTCGACCGATCCTTCCACAATGATATACATGCCGAGGCCGGGATCACCCATCCGAAAAATCGGCTCATTTTTTTTATAATTTCGACGATGGATAATCTTTTCGATTTCAGCAATCTCTTTGGAAGTAAGATCAGAGAAAATCGGAACGGTTTTTAAAATCTTGAAGATGTTGTCGTTTTTTTCTTTGCTCTGTGCTTCAAAATGTTCCCAGATTGGATTGCTCATTATTTATCTCTCTATAAAATACCTTTTAAAACGCCTTAATATACGCCGATTCCCAAATTTTGTCAAATTCATTATCGAGATTTATAAAAAGCCATTCCACGATTTTTTATCCCATTTTGAGAGATAACCGATTAGCGTTGCTACTGTCACTAAGCCTACCTGGAAAGACAATATATTGGGTTTTTGACTACTGCAAAACTTTATAGGGTATTTTTAGGAGTGTGGAAATTTTGAATAAATATGTTGTTTTGTTTTTTATAGATGCCGCGCAAATGAAGGAAAAAGGATCGATAATATTGTGACTGGAAATCTAAAAATGCCCACGGATAAGGGGAAAATTTGCCTTTTTCATAATGTAGTGTCATGTCCGCGTATATTCCTGACCCAATGGAGATTTTGTGGATTCCATATTTTGCTGATGCGAGAACGATTTTGTCGTAATCCATGTATCCGACATCAAGATTCACTTTGCGGTTTTTACCGATGGTAAATCGGCCTTCGATTAAGTTGGTCGTGAGTTTGGCTGATGCAAGAAAGTCTGGCGAGACAAGTTTTTCAAACGAGTAAAACCGTCGGTAGATCGGCGTCCCCACTTCGGCGTCGTAATACGTCGTATCTATGAAGGTAAAGTCTTCGCTGACAGAATCAATCGGACTAAAAGCGTTTTCGGCATCAATCATTGCTTTTTCTAAAAAATTTGTATCGGAATATAACGCGCCGATAAAGAGTTTAACTGGTTTTGGAAGCGAAGGTATCATCGTTTTATTGTATCCGGTGAGCGACTTTCATGTTGAGTTCTTTTTCTCTAAACAAATTTTCCGCTACAGCAATTTCCGCACGGCGAACGATTTTCGGTGAGACGCCGAAAAATTTTTCC
This genomic window from Candidatus Marinimicrobia bacterium CG08_land_8_20_14_0_20_45_22 contains:
- a CDS encoding DUF4416 domain-containing protein; this encodes MIPSLPKPVKLFIGALYSDTNFLEKAMIDAENAFSPIDSVSEDFTFIDTTYYDAEVGTPIYRRFYSFEKLVSPDFLASAKLTTNLIEGRFTIGKNRKVNLDVGYMDYDKIVLASAKYGIHKISIGSGIYADMTLHYEKGKFSPYPWAFLDFQSQYYRSFFLHLRGIYKKQNNIFIQNFHTPKNTL